One genomic window of Sporosarcina ureae includes the following:
- a CDS encoding segregation/condensation protein A — MSYSVKLEVFEGPLDLLLHLINRLEIDIYDIPMAELTQQYIEHLHAMRVLRLDELSEYLVLAATLLEVKSKMLLPVNEEEAFIEEFGYEEDPREELIARLMEYRKFKEAANSLRESAAYRDEHFTKEPEDLTDYGEPIVTETEDQLNVFDLIGAFQKMLHRKKLKLPLTASITKSEQSVGDKMSSIMSKLELYGGECDFHALFETTTVPELVLTFLSLLELMKLQEVKVRQSNNFEELRISLM; from the coding sequence ATGAGTTATAGTGTAAAACTCGAAGTCTTCGAAGGACCACTTGATCTGTTGTTGCATTTGATCAATCGGCTCGAAATTGATATTTATGACATCCCCATGGCGGAGCTAACACAGCAGTACATAGAACATTTGCATGCCATGCGTGTTCTTCGTTTGGATGAATTAAGTGAATACCTTGTACTGGCAGCGACGTTGCTTGAAGTGAAAAGCAAAATGCTGTTACCGGTCAATGAAGAAGAAGCGTTCATCGAAGAATTCGGTTATGAGGAAGATCCGCGTGAAGAATTGATAGCCCGTTTAATGGAATACCGGAAGTTTAAAGAAGCAGCCAACTCACTTCGTGAGTCAGCAGCCTATCGTGATGAGCATTTCACCAAAGAGCCTGAAGACTTAACGGATTATGGTGAACCGATTGTAACTGAGACGGAAGATCAATTGAATGTTTTTGACTTGATTGGTGCATTTCAAAAAATGCTGCACAGAAAGAAGCTAAAGCTGCCTCTAACAGCGAGTATAACAAAGTCCGAGCAATCTGTCGGTGATAAGATGTCTTCGATCATGAGTAAGTTGGAACTATATGGTGGAGAATGTGATTTCCATGCACTGTTTGAAACGACGACTGTACCTGAGCTCGTATTAACATTTTTATCATTGCTCGAACTGATGAAATTACAAGAAGTCAAAGTACGACAGAGTAATAATTTTGAAGAATTACGAATCTCGTTGATGTGA
- the scpB gene encoding SMC-Scp complex subunit ScpB, giving the protein MDIETRLVGMTESFLFVAGEEGLTLGQLAALLQCEEQKAEQVLNSLQEAYEEDDTRGITLKSYGGSFRLMTKSEWADDIKRMLEDPKPSTFTQAALEVLAIIAYKQPVTRVEIDDLRGVKSERALSSLAGKGFVEEVGRMDGPGRPILYGTTTFFLDRFGLASLDDMPPLSLDEEQEASEETDLFMTKFQEAFSITEEGGHDA; this is encoded by the coding sequence ATGGATATCGAAACCCGTTTGGTCGGGATGACGGAAAGTTTTTTATTTGTTGCAGGTGAAGAAGGATTAACTCTTGGACAGTTAGCCGCATTGTTACAGTGCGAAGAACAAAAAGCAGAACAAGTACTGAATTCGTTACAAGAGGCATATGAAGAAGACGACACACGTGGCATCACGCTAAAAAGTTATGGCGGGAGTTTCCGCTTAATGACGAAGAGTGAATGGGCAGATGATATTAAAAGAATGTTAGAAGATCCAAAACCGTCTACGTTTACACAAGCCGCGCTCGAGGTGCTTGCCATCATTGCATATAAGCAACCTGTAACGCGCGTAGAAATTGATGATTTGCGTGGTGTCAAATCTGAGCGTGCATTGTCTTCATTGGCAGGCAAAGGCTTCGTAGAGGAAGTGGGGCGCATGGATGGACCGGGTCGACCTATTTTATATGGTACGACAACTTTCTTCCTAGATCGTTTTGGACTGGCATCGCTCGATGATATGCCGCCACTGTCACTTGACGAAGAACAAGAAGCATCGGAGGAAACAGATTTATTCATGACAAAATTCCAAGAAGCATTTTCCATTACAGAAGAAGGAGGACATGATGCTTGA
- a CDS encoding pseudouridine synthase, which produces MERLQKVLAQAGVASRRKSEKLILDGLVKVNGKVITELGTKVSRMDTIEVEGVQLTKETPVYYLLYKPRGYISTVDDEKGRKTVMDLVPEISQRIFPVGRLDYDTSGVLLMTNDGDFSYLMTHPKFEIKKKYVAKVKGIPSRDDLKKLETGIELDDGSTAPARVKMTSSDKKTNSAIVEITIHEGRNRQVRRMFDAINCPVQKLKREEFANLTTRGLNAGEARELTRHELKQLRVLAETGKIG; this is translated from the coding sequence ATGGAAAGATTACAAAAGGTATTGGCACAAGCCGGCGTAGCATCAAGAAGAAAGTCAGAAAAACTAATATTGGACGGTTTAGTTAAAGTGAATGGTAAAGTCATAACGGAACTTGGCACAAAAGTTAGCAGAATGGACACAATTGAAGTGGAAGGCGTTCAATTGACCAAAGAAACACCTGTCTATTATCTGCTTTATAAGCCACGCGGTTATATCTCAACAGTAGATGATGAAAAAGGTCGTAAAACCGTAATGGATTTAGTACCCGAAATCAGCCAGAGAATATTCCCAGTTGGTAGACTGGACTACGATACATCAGGCGTATTGCTGATGACGAACGACGGAGATTTCTCGTATTTGATGACGCATCCAAAATTTGAAATTAAAAAGAAATATGTGGCTAAAGTAAAAGGCATCCCTTCCCGCGATGATCTCAAGAAATTGGAGACAGGAATTGAACTAGATGACGGGAGTACTGCCCCTGCACGGGTGAAAATGACAAGCTCGGATAAAAAAACGAATTCTGCAATTGTCGAGATCACAATCCATGAAGGACGTAACCGTCAAGTGCGAAGAATGTTTGATGCAATTAATTGTCCCGTACAAAAACTGAAGCGTGAAGAGTTTGCTAACTTAACGACACGCGGATTGAATGCCGGAGAAGCGCGTGAATTAACGAGACATGAATTGAAACAACTACGCGTCTTAGCAGAAACAGGAAAGATCGGCTGA
- a CDS encoding D-alanyl-D-alanine carboxypeptidase family protein: protein MRKISVIVLLIVGLLMNPASSQAAGSSFAVIDGENGRLLMGSNEHEPLPIASLTKMWTAYTFLELKPSEQETVISSQAAMAEGSSIYLETGQVMKTKDLLYGLMLRSGNDAAQALAEHAGGSLEGFVYLMNEVAQSHGLEQTHFMNPSGLHGEHHLSSAYDTAKMLYFAMKNPEFRKIASTKNYPFETEHGKNSWQNKHRLVLSEPTAVAGKTGFTKAAGRTLATYFEKDGKSVIVVTLNNGDDWQVHKQLSQQVFSEYQSYTAVKKGKYQVFPHMIAKLDQSVKLLVTKEEKKMLSNVLQIPQADEQQKKGYWSIYLGTDPIKTVAVDIETEK from the coding sequence TTGAGAAAGATTTCGGTCATCGTTCTACTGATAGTCGGGTTATTGATGAATCCTGCAAGTAGTCAGGCAGCAGGTTCGTCTTTTGCAGTGATAGATGGAGAGAATGGTAGGTTGTTGATGGGATCAAATGAACATGAACCACTACCCATCGCAAGTTTGACTAAAATGTGGACGGCTTATACCTTTTTGGAGTTAAAGCCCAGTGAGCAAGAAACGGTCATCTCCTCACAAGCCGCTATGGCAGAAGGGTCATCCATTTATCTCGAAACGGGTCAAGTGATGAAGACGAAAGATTTATTATATGGCTTAATGCTTCGATCAGGTAATGACGCAGCGCAGGCGCTCGCTGAACATGCGGGTGGCTCACTTGAAGGGTTCGTCTATCTGATGAATGAAGTGGCGCAAAGTCACGGCTTGGAACAGACGCATTTTATGAATCCATCGGGTTTACACGGCGAGCATCATCTATCTTCTGCGTATGACACAGCTAAAATGTTGTATTTTGCCATGAAGAATCCAGAATTCCGTAAAATAGCATCTACAAAAAACTATCCTTTCGAAACGGAACATGGTAAAAATAGTTGGCAAAACAAACATCGCCTAGTGTTATCTGAACCTACTGCTGTTGCAGGTAAAACAGGTTTCACAAAAGCTGCTGGCCGAACACTGGCTACCTATTTTGAAAAGGATGGAAAGTCTGTCATAGTCGTTACGTTAAATAATGGAGATGATTGGCAAGTCCATAAACAGTTATCACAACAAGTTTTTTCTGAATATCAATCGTATACAGCAGTGAAAAAAGGGAAGTATCAAGTATTTCCTCATATGATCGCGAAGTTGGATCAATCTGTTAAATTACTCGTAACGAAAGAAGAGAAAAAAATGTTGTCCAATGTGTTACAGATTCCACAAGCAGATGAACAACAAAAAAAGGGCTATTGGTCTATTTATTTAGGTACAGACCCCATTAAGACAGTAGCAGTAGATATCGAGACCGAAAAGTGA
- the resA gene encoding thiol-disulfide oxidoreductase ResA — MAKKKNKKTIRLISRAALLVILAAIIIYAITSNDKVKVLAEGDMAPDFELVDLEGNEHRLSDYKGQGVFLNFWGTWCPPCKKEMPHMEDLYKDFEAKGVHILTVNVGEPKVKIELFRDDMNLSFPMLWDKNKTVMDLYNIKPLPTTFLINPEGKITKVIKQGMTEQQIYEYLESIQPK; from the coding sequence TTGGCCAAAAAGAAAAACAAAAAGACTATTAGGCTAATTAGCAGAGCAGCCCTTCTAGTAATATTAGCAGCAATTATTATCTACGCGATTACTTCAAATGATAAAGTGAAAGTCTTGGCTGAAGGAGATATGGCGCCTGATTTCGAGCTTGTAGATTTAGAAGGAAATGAACATCGGTTATCAGATTACAAAGGACAAGGCGTATTCTTGAATTTCTGGGGCACGTGGTGTCCACCTTGTAAAAAGGAAATGCCTCACATGGAGGATCTCTATAAAGACTTTGAAGCAAAAGGTGTTCATATCCTTACTGTTAACGTAGGAGAACCAAAAGTGAAAATAGAACTTTTTAGAGATGACATGAACCTGTCATTCCCGATGTTATGGGATAAAAACAAAACCGTTATGGATTTGTATAATATTAAACCATTACCTACAACTTTCCTCATCAATCCAGAAGGAAAGATTACGAAAGTCATTAAACAGGGAATGACAGAGCAACAAATTTACGAGTATTTAGAAAGCATTCAACCAAAGTAA